AGCCCCCCGGTCTGTGGGTAGCTCTTGCCGAGCGCCAGGTGCACGGTGCCGGCCGTCTTCTCGTCGAAGAGGGTGGCGCCGAGGAAGCGCGTCATGCGTTCGTTGCCGCCGATGCCGAGCTCGCCGACCACGCGCGCGCCCGCGTCGACGGCCAACCGGCGCGTCAGCGTGGCCTCGCCCTCGACGGCGGTGGCCCGCTCGAGCCGACCGCGGTCGAACTCGAGCGTCACGCCCGCGACGCGCTCCGGGAAGTTGTAGCTGGGCACGTCGAAGCGGATGACGCCGTGCGCCGACGTCTCGACCGGGCTCGTGTACATCTCGCCGCTGGGAACGTTGCGGCGACCGTAGCTGTTCACCCAGCCGCGCCCGGCCGTGCTCAGGGTGAGGTCGGTGCCGTCGCCCTCGATCCGCACCGTCCGGGCCGCGCGCAGCCGCGCGAGCAGCGCCTCCTGGCGGTCGCGCAGCGCGTGGAAGCCGACCACCGGGTCGGGGTCGTCCAAGTGGAGGAGGCCCGCGTAGTAGTCGGCGAGCTGCGCCTC
The sequence above is drawn from the Trueperaceae bacterium genome and encodes:
- a CDS encoding aminopeptidase translates to MTPERRAAFANLVAGFCQEAAAGDLVLVEVVAATAAVGRSVAEALGARGAEALLVDLDDPRGAATDEALWRRLTGYVSLRTVAAAPADRPEPSATVRQLRMTLRKTSTYLPDVALAARAGMSEAQLADYYAGLLHLDDPDPVVGFHALRDRQEALLARLRAARTVRIEGDGTDLTLSTAGRGWVNSYGRRNVPSGEMYTSPVETSAHGVIRFDVPSYNFPERVAGVTLEFDRGRLERATAVEGEATLTRRLAVDAGARVVGELGIGGNERMTRFLGATLFDEKTAGTVHLALGKSYPQTGGLNDSALHWDLIKDLRGGGRISLDGEIFAENGVFVGA